ATCTGCACCATTGTATCTGATGGATCTTAGGGCAAAGTTAGTTGAGCGCTGTAGCCGGTGGATTTCATGAGGGCAACTCATGTTGTTCCCACAAACAGGAACGTCCGGTTTGAAAAGAAGCACGGTATCTCCGTTGAAAGACTATTTCCCAAAGCAGTTTAAAACAAAAACCTGTAAAGATGACGAACCAGATAAGAAAAGCCCGTCAAGTCTCATGACAGAGTCACGTGACTAACGAACGACTAAAATATAACTAGCCGGAAGTCGGTCTCTTTAAACCAGTTTGAgagtttttttccaattaaaaatGACGCAGAATTACTGTTTGCCAATGCGAATATGTAAACCTTGTTTGGTaaaaatatcacaaaattaagGAATTCGCTAAAATGGTGTTTGAATTCAAAGTTTAACAGGAGATATAATGTCTGTTGAGGATAGGCCATCCTCAACGTCATAACCTCAGTGATTCAAAGCCGGTGAGAAAAAGAGGAGTAAGGTACAGTCCACATAGAAATAGCTAACGACTTCTTATTGATTAATTGACTTTCTTGTTGTTACAAGGTTGATCATTAAACTTTCAAGATTTTGccttgaaacaattttgtttggAGGGTAAGAAACAACTCGCTTAAGAACATTTCTTTGTTCATGACCCTTGAATCTGTTCCTTGGTAACTCTTCTTCACTTTGTTTTTAACGAGCAGGTATGACACTCAGTAAACCGCCACAAGCTTTGAACATTGATGTTATCTATTTGTCTCTTACACTAAAAGATTTCTTAACTGTATGGTATGTAGGAAGAAGTGAAAGGAAGATTAGAGTCCAATTGTCACTGTGTATTTACCCTGGAAGTCACTTCAAATATTCCCCGCATGTGCATAATTTTCCCAGCTGGTCCAACAGAACAAGGGGCAGCCCATCAATCTACTGGAGCCACTTCATGTGTAAATACCAACTCAAGGAAGCTTCCTCCTAGTATTGCCTCCCTCACGGAACAACATCGAGGgtgcgcaaaccagcgtcattttacGACAAGATTTTataaaaatgttgtcgtgtcaaaacaagtcattaATACGGTAGAAGTTTCGGCCATTTTCGATCgacaaaagggctcagttaccagcaataacaataactgagcaacctatactgctaacaaagagaaagactAACCGTCCGGTTATAAATTTTCCAAGTATTTTCGCAAAAAActggcagtcaaatctcgtactcgttttcgtcctcatcctagaatctaaaggtccctactGATGTATAGCGGACAACGCTTGACTGTCGCTCAGGAAGAGGTTGCACCCCCTGCACAGAAACCTCAGCGCACCAATATTGCCGACCTCAAAGCCGTATTTctatttagaaaaaaatgtaCTTCTAGCGTGTTAAGTAGATCCCTTGGGTATGTTCCCAGACTTCAAAGTTTCTTTAACTTCTGAAGTCAATTTGTTTAGCAAACAAGTAAAGGAGACAAAATCGAAATATTTTTCTCtgttgatttgttattttttcacTAACAAGTCGTATTTAATATTATGTATGAGAAAgagaaaacaatattttctcTTGAATGCACTTGTATAGTTGTTTTTAGTATACTAATTTATCCGTTTGGCCACTACAAAATGTTATAATAAACTTTCTTTGTCCTTCTATCtcacaaaaaaatggaaaaatattcaaattcttctttttaaaaaataataaaaaattctaaaaattttcatcgacaaAATTGATGACAAAACTGTAATACCGGAATTCAACTATCTTTTCTACAGCAATAGTTAACGCGTTATAGGTGATAAATTCAGTTCTCCAGCGACATATTTTTAAGGGCGAGTTAGAATTAAGGGatgtgcaataattatcaggaggggggagggggagggggagggggaggggggctGAAAAACGAGCCTCACATAGAGAAACATTACGACGCGCCCCCAAGCCAACGAAGGCAGGTTTAACTGTGACTTCCCCTCCTGATCTCCCAAAAATTATGATCAGCCTTCACCCTCTCTCCCTATGGAGGGGACACTCTCCCTGTTAATTACTTCTTACAATAGAGCATTCCCTTCTGGTGACCCTGGATCCGTTCCTGTTGTCTTAAttagaaataagtaaaaatctCATGTGACCAGATATGTGAATTGCTCATGGTTTTGTTACTAATTACTGTTAGTTCTTTGTCACATTTTTCATGGCATACTAAATCATGTTTATTGCTATGAAACAAACCCCAAAAAGAAATATGTATCACCGTTAGTGAGACATaaaccgtattcataaatggtggctgttatttttgttttgttattgtgcaaattagcctaccaagtctcacattagagcaagaattctattcaatttagcacatgctAACgtggcttggtaggctaattttcACAAGGACAAACCAATTATGAAATGGCAGCCATTAATGAATAACATCTCTAAGTGGTTTTTGCATCTTTTAGTCAGCTTGCTCACAACAAACAGTATATACAACCCCCTTTTCTTTCCATTTAGAAATTTACATGTTATCCCCTCCTCCCCTTGGCTATGATTTTACATGGTGCCTCCTTCTCCTTTTTCACCCTCCCCTACTGATAGTTATTGTACAGTCCCTAATGGTTCCTAGTTTTCGTACTAGTGCCTAAATTTATAACAACCCCACATTTACAACAAATTACGTTTAACCACTTTAAATATCTAAACTCCTTTTATAATGACACTAAGCAAGTTTAAGGCAGCTGGCTGCTAACTACTCTAACCAAATAAAGTGCAACATTTCTATGTTAGGAAGTTAATGGATGCATTTGTATGACAAATCTTAATTTAAACAGATTCTTTCAGCAAATCAAGATCATAAGCCCTCAGCAAATTAGTAACATCTCTTCGGCGTGCTTTCTTTTCCACCACTTTTGCAAAGCTCTCCACTGTGATCTCAGGCTGACGAGCAACTATCGCCTCAATCATTGCTCTGGAGGAACCGCCGTCTGCCTTTTCAAACCTGGATTTTATTGTGTAGATGCTGAAGCCAAAATATTTAGCTACGACttcataatgaccagctccttcGACGTATGTGTCCAAATGTTCAAAGATATTCTCCACAAAATCGGAGTGGTCATTAACAAGATTTACCAAAGGCTTGGAGGctaacaaaaatgaaacaaataatacAATGCAGGAGATGGTTTATTAGCTAAATGGGTTCACGCTACAATAGGGTATCCACAATATGGACTTGACATTATTAACATATTAtgtatttaattattaaatgacatattataaattaattattaatttattaccATTTACCCAAGATGACCGAGTTGCTTTAAGTAAGCTTGATTAGTGAAGACCTTGACAGTCAAAAGGTTCCAATAGTCTTGGGCAGTGGTTGGTGCTGGCCATGAAATTAGGATgtttgaacttttaaaatgacacAACATAGACAAACTGCACACACCTTGCCAGTTATCATCAGATGACATTGACGTATACCGATCCCCTGGTAATGCCCAGATGAGTTCTTgaggaaataataaaatacttaaGTTTAGTACACCAGCTTCACATTGTAGGTAACACCAGCAGAAATCTGGATACAGCCAATTTCTGTGACCCCTTGGCCATGATTCAACCACACATCTATCAGACTGAACAATGAACTGCAAGTGACATGGTCTGCAATATATCTAAAGACTTCAATACAATCAGTGACAAAATTAGTTGACAAGTTGTGTTTGAACACTTCTTTTAAGTGTAACTATAATAATTAGAATCATGCTCTAAATTATTGAGATAACCCCTCTCCTCCATTCAATGTTGCCCATTTGCACCTAAATATCCCATGAATCACACTACAATATTGTTTGCGGGGAAGGGGAGGGGCATCGGTCTACCTAAGAAGGCTAAAAGATAGAACATATGCCTCAGAGGGAGTTGAAATGGTCAATGTGTCAACAATTCTGTCGCCAATCGTAGGTATTTAAGGCAAATTTTCCCAGCAACACATGGATGACAATGTAATAATTTTATCGAGGGGTTTCTATGGTGGATAACTAAGCATAATCACTTACAACAGATGATGCTCGCATATTCAGTCAATATAAGCTACTTAATAGCTATGATGACATTTTTAATGAGTGATCCTTTCCATTCCTTCTCTAAGTGAATGAAATGGATACAACTTCTACAGAGagattaaaattcaagttttatGTAGATTTTTTGGCCGCTAGAACATAACAATGGGATAACAGCTCTTACAGTTGGTTCGCTTCAATAATTTGCTTTGCCCCTCAAGTGTACAAGATTTCTTTCCCCACATCCAATGTTATCAGAAGAAAAAAACTAGATTCATCGTAGAATTAAATAATCAGGTGGACAGAAACTAATTCAATTGACAATTCCTACCTTCCAATGCAATAGCAACCTGCCTGAGAAACCTCATACACTGATAAAGCACTGCTAAAATGAGAGTCACAAGAACTGTCAACAACACTGGAGAAATTGAACTTCCTTCTTCACCACTTCCATGTCCCCAGGCACTTCCTCCTCTGTTTGTAAAACTATACTCTCTGTCCAGTCCTGGAAAATATGAACATAATTGGTATTCCATCAACTGACAGATATTTGAAAAGAAGAGTCTGTCTGAATGTCTTTGATTGCTAAACTTTGTACTGTTTGTACaccttttaaaaaagtatttttcaaGGACAAATCACATTCATTTATCAAAAGGAACAAACTTTCATCAGTTGAACTTCCCAAAATGAAACTTGAGTTTAGTTGGCgagcttttcttttttacatgCTTCAATTATTTATGACAGCTTACCATTAGTGATTCAGAATTTGAACTCCAGAGTATTATTTAGGTAAAGGTAAACTTGTAGCAATGGAAGTTAGTAGGAGCAGAATTATGCATTTTTAACAGTTGCTTTTGTTTAATAAGTTTTTGTTTGAATGGACATTTATTTAAGTCCTTTAAACTGTTAAGGTTGCCGCTTTTGTAATTGTGATGTACACGCTCTGAGTTCATGTTTGGATTTTTCTGGAAAGTTTGCTCTTACATGTGGGGCCTACATGGTTGGCCACCATAATCATTAAATTTATAAGGTTTACAACCCTTTTGTAAAACGCAGTTGACATAAGATCCATGTCATTAACATCAAAGGTATATACCTTTGACGCTATCGTGCTTAgtgtaatataattattatcattatcatacTCTTTGTAAGGTAAATATTTTACTTTCCATTTTACTGGTTGCGTGTATTTGCTACAAATTTCAGTCACAAGATAGGCGAGCTGTTGTACAGAACATCATTTTATGGTTTTGTAGATCATCACTTTTACCTTGTTCTCTTTTGTATcaaatttctaaaagttttaTCAACCttatttgtaatttatttttacctttttagttCTCATGGTGTTTGTTGAATTGatttgcaaaaacaaacaaatataaaCATCAGTACATGAACGCATGTAATCACTGGAGCAATATAACCAACATTTTGTAGTTTTCTGGTACTTTATACTGCTGTATTTCCAATAAatgcaaattttacattttgttCACTTTTTAGTTTTTGCAGGACCCCTTTGATAACAGTACTATTTGTACTAATGAATTTTATCCTGTTAATTATTTGATTATTATGTTTTGTCAATGTCGCAACAAGCAGAACATGGTTTGAACACAATGACGTCATTTTCCAGATTGCAAGGCAATACTTCTCTTTCCAT
This genomic stretch from Acropora muricata isolate sample 2 chromosome 5, ASM3666990v1, whole genome shotgun sequence harbors:
- the LOC136918041 gene encoding uncharacterized protein — its product is MAFPLGFALLGFFFRLIFAVEAAPCKYNKNNVDSEAGLDREYSFTNRGGSAWGHGSGEEGSSISPVLLTVLVTLILAVLYQCMRFLRQVAIALEELIWALPGDRYTSMSSDDNWQASKPLVNLVNDHSDFVENIFEHLDTYVEGAGHYEVVAKYFGFSIYTIKSRFEKADGGSSRAMIEAIVARQPEITVESFAKVVEKKARRRDVTNLLRAYDLDLLKESV